The following coding sequences are from one Desulfosporosinus orientis DSM 765 window:
- the mtgC gene encoding glycine betaine-specific corrinoid protein MtgC: MSEIFEGLKQAIIDGDEDIVEELSNKAIEESVNPVDAVQQGLIKGIEVVGELWKAGEVFLPDVMMSAEAMKVGLGILEPAIAKAGLSEGDSKGKIVLGTVEGDIHDIGKNITGAMFTAAGYKVFDIGTDIKAEDFAAKAQEVGADIIGASALLTTTMSAQKDIIEYLKEHNLRDKFKVFIGGGPTSQAYADEIGADGWAESADEAVVLADKMLAK, translated from the coding sequence ATGAGTGAAATATTTGAAGGATTAAAGCAAGCCATTATCGATGGAGATGAAGATATTGTAGAGGAACTTTCCAACAAAGCTATTGAGGAATCCGTTAATCCCGTTGACGCCGTACAGCAAGGATTGATCAAAGGTATTGAAGTTGTAGGTGAGCTATGGAAAGCAGGGGAAGTCTTTTTACCGGATGTAATGATGTCTGCTGAAGCTATGAAAGTCGGTTTAGGGATACTTGAGCCTGCAATAGCTAAAGCTGGCTTGAGCGAAGGGGATAGCAAAGGCAAGATTGTTTTAGGAACCGTCGAAGGGGATATTCACGATATCGGTAAGAATATTACGGGAGCTATGTTTACTGCGGCAGGTTACAAGGTATTTGATATCGGAACGGATATTAAAGCCGAAGATTTTGCGGCAAAGGCTCAAGAGGTTGGAGCAGATATTATCGGAGCAAGTGCTCTCTTGACGACAACCATGAGTGCGCAAAAGGACATTATTGAGTATTTGAAAGAGCATAACCTTAGAGATAAGTTCAAAGTATTTATTGGCGGAGGTCCTACCAGTCAAGCTTATGCCGATGAAATTGGGGCAGACGGATGGGCAGAATCTGCAGATGAAGCAGTCGTTCTTGCTGATAAAATGCTGGCAAAATAA
- a CDS encoding glycine betaine uptake BCCT transporter, translated as MTNGNEKIKTSRSVMYISSIIVMLFVLFGMFFPEQMGKAADASFAFLTTDFGWLYLLAVGFFTVFVYVVAFSRFGLIKLGKDDDKPEFSNFQWFSMLFGGGMGIGLVFWSVAEPMMHYLSPPVGEGATAESMRTAMRIVFFHWGIHPWVIFAIGGLALAYFQFRKGLPFLISSAFYPLIGDRIYGPIGKAIDILSAFATVFGVATSLGLGSNQIATGLQYIWGIQATPTTVSIIIAVMTMLFTLATISGLHKAMQLAADIKVWLSIGFMVFIFLFGGTVLILNNFTDSLGYYLQNFIGQTLWMGNVDWLKGWTVFYWAWWIAWAPFVGQFVARVSKGRTIREFVLAVTLLPSGFSMVWLSIYAGAAFNLDKLSNGAIQAAVNNDYTTALFATLQQLPMYSITAPLAILLIVASFVGSANSATYVLAMLTSNGDMNPGKQIRSFWGIIQGAFTIILILVGGGTAALAVLRTVSIVAAFPFMLIMIIMCFSIYKALAQEKL; from the coding sequence ATGACAAATGGTAATGAGAAGATAAAGACAAGCCGTTCAGTTATGTATATTTCTTCTATCATAGTTATGTTGTTCGTTTTATTCGGTATGTTCTTTCCCGAACAGATGGGCAAGGCTGCCGACGCTTCATTTGCATTTTTAACGACTGACTTTGGCTGGCTATACTTGTTAGCAGTGGGCTTTTTTACGGTTTTTGTTTATGTAGTGGCGTTTAGTCGTTTTGGGTTGATCAAGCTTGGTAAAGACGATGACAAACCCGAATTTAGTAATTTTCAGTGGTTTTCAATGTTGTTCGGAGGAGGAATGGGTATCGGACTTGTGTTCTGGTCAGTTGCTGAGCCAATGATGCATTACCTGTCTCCTCCGGTGGGTGAAGGTGCTACCGCTGAGTCTATGCGGACAGCAATGCGGATTGTATTCTTTCATTGGGGCATTCATCCTTGGGTAATTTTTGCTATCGGCGGGTTGGCCTTGGCCTACTTCCAATTCCGGAAAGGGTTGCCCTTCCTCATCAGCTCTGCGTTTTATCCGCTGATTGGTGATCGTATTTACGGACCTATTGGTAAAGCGATAGATATTTTATCCGCCTTTGCTACAGTGTTTGGTGTAGCCACTAGCTTAGGTCTGGGCTCCAATCAGATTGCTACAGGTTTGCAATACATCTGGGGAATTCAAGCGACTCCAACCACGGTGTCTATAATTATTGCAGTGATGACGATGCTCTTTACTCTGGCGACAATCTCCGGTTTGCATAAGGCTATGCAGCTTGCTGCAGATATTAAAGTTTGGCTCTCCATCGGATTCATGGTATTTATCTTCTTGTTTGGAGGAACGGTCTTAATCCTTAATAATTTCACAGATAGTCTTGGATATTACTTGCAGAACTTTATTGGACAGACCTTGTGGATGGGGAACGTTGATTGGCTCAAAGGCTGGACCGTGTTCTACTGGGCATGGTGGATTGCTTGGGCTCCCTTCGTTGGACAATTTGTAGCCCGTGTCTCCAAAGGTCGTACCATTCGAGAATTTGTCTTAGCTGTAACACTCTTGCCTTCCGGATTTTCGATGGTTTGGCTGTCCATTTATGCTGGAGCGGCATTTAACCTGGATAAGCTCTCCAATGGGGCTATTCAAGCAGCTGTTAATAACGATTATACAACGGCCTTGTTTGCAACCCTCCAACAGCTTCCTATGTACTCAATCACAGCTCCTTTGGCTATCCTCCTCATCGTTGCTTCCTTTGTTGGGTCGGCTAACTCTGCAACCTATGTATTGGCCATGCTGACTTCCAATGGGGATATGAACCCTGGCAAGCAAATCCGTAGTTTTTGGGGAATTATCCAAGGTGCATTTACGATCATTCTGATCCTTGTAGGCGGCGGTACAGCAGCTTTGGCAGTATTGCGAACAGTGTCTATTGTCGCGGCATTTCCCTTTATGCTTATAATGATAATCATGTGCTTCAGCATCTATAAAGCCCTTGCCCAAGAGAAGTTGTAG
- a CDS encoding DUF1638 domain-containing protein, with the protein MRIKLIGCKSMMNEIQALGLNQGMDCEFMDYSFHARPDYLNARLQELINESQDYDIIILTYSRCSNSMLGLLSPQVPLLFPATHDCIGLMLGSTARHMELFKENSLTYYFSQGWLDYGRTPLAEYYEYEERYGEKKARKLIKTLYGNYKRAVFIITPGINNLELYRQKVREIADFFGWEVGEIEGDLKLLTSVVKGIKAPESIYVDPGQIITLDILSGSQKEKVLLK; encoded by the coding sequence TTGAGAATTAAGCTGATCGGTTGTAAATCAATGATGAATGAGATTCAAGCCTTAGGTCTTAACCAAGGGATGGACTGTGAATTTATGGACTACAGTTTTCACGCTCGGCCGGATTATTTAAACGCCAGGCTGCAGGAATTGATTAATGAGAGCCAGGATTATGATATAATCATTCTAACCTATAGCAGATGTTCCAACTCAATGTTGGGTTTGCTTTCGCCGCAGGTGCCTCTTTTATTTCCGGCAACTCATGATTGTATTGGACTTATGCTAGGCTCTACAGCTCGGCACATGGAATTATTTAAAGAGAATTCCTTAACCTATTATTTTAGCCAGGGATGGTTGGACTATGGGCGTACGCCTTTAGCAGAATACTATGAGTATGAAGAGAGATATGGCGAGAAAAAGGCGCGCAAGCTAATTAAGACTTTATATGGAAACTATAAGAGAGCAGTTTTTATTATTACGCCTGGGATCAACAATCTCGAACTCTATCGGCAGAAGGTTCGTGAAATCGCTGATTTTTTTGGGTGGGAAGTGGGAGAAATTGAAGGGGATTTAAAACTGCTGACCTCGGTTGTCAAAGGAATCAAGGCTCCTGAGTCCATTTATGTTGATCCTGGACAAATCATTACTTTGGACATATTATCAGGCAGTCAGAAGGAAAAAGTATTACTCAAATAG
- a CDS encoding glycine betaine ABC transporter substrate-binding protein, whose product MPTTRIIMLSLVCITLNVISFGLIRAYSEYSVQVFLGSQCLIILMIFLAGMLFKSDKASLEAEILDNLINGNLTNDKKPMNASEMERKLLNYQSNIRKVIAEVYGVARIAGSTGIYLSRDLSNIAQAADNITSSINYVASGNSEVANSVVKASENMTKIYEFTLGIKKQIEQIEESSKTTIHMVDEGSNALEIQNKSLSETIESFQKVKSVISDLKNRASEINSIVDSISNISKQINLLALNAAIEAARAGEAGRGFTVVASEVKKLAAESDSAATQVRKLIEKVNAGVDRSVEVIHLNSDSINEQEANLKNTEKSFVNINHAMNIVVSEIDEIFNKVRELTDFAENVNSDIGSISAVCQETAASSEEISAAIQENANSMGNLTERFNELTKKIEDISDELENYQYIKIAYNEYLESNFQLEVLKELIKRKLGFAAEGILVNNQEIFRMVAEGKADFSVSAMLPSCQALEMEYQGQLENLGLNLEGCMLGLVVPSYVKINSIAELSGKGSKFKNKIYSLQRRTNLGRMAGEVLESYELTGFTIEYNEEKAMLEALHRAIKSKEWIVITGWQPHSMFGIYDLKYLQDPRKVFGEEDHCATLVRHGLKQENRELYEIVKDFKLNMPVVNHALREITVNGISLEEAAVRYLDANTPYL is encoded by the coding sequence ATGCCAACAACCAGAATAATCATGTTATCTTTAGTCTGTATAACACTTAATGTAATTTCTTTTGGTTTAATCAGAGCTTATTCGGAGTATAGTGTTCAAGTCTTTCTTGGGTCACAGTGTTTAATTATTCTCATGATATTTCTGGCTGGAATGCTTTTCAAATCCGATAAAGCAAGTCTTGAAGCTGAGATTCTTGATAATTTGATCAATGGAAATCTCACTAATGACAAAAAGCCTATGAATGCGAGTGAGATGGAACGTAAACTGCTTAACTATCAAAGCAACATAAGAAAGGTTATAGCGGAAGTCTATGGAGTAGCGCGAATTGCCGGCAGTACAGGAATATATCTTTCTAGAGATCTAAGTAACATTGCCCAGGCTGCAGATAATATTACAAGTTCCATTAATTATGTGGCATCGGGAAATTCTGAAGTTGCAAATTCTGTTGTCAAAGCATCTGAGAATATGACAAAGATTTATGAGTTTACGTTAGGGATAAAAAAGCAGATTGAACAAATTGAAGAAAGTTCTAAAACGACAATCCATATGGTTGATGAAGGGAGTAATGCTCTGGAGATCCAAAACAAATCCTTATCAGAGACCATTGAATCCTTTCAGAAAGTCAAGAGTGTTATTAGTGACTTAAAGAATAGAGCTTCGGAGATTAATTCAATAGTGGATAGCATTTCCAATATTTCAAAACAAATTAACCTGCTTGCCTTAAATGCTGCTATTGAAGCAGCCCGTGCAGGTGAAGCGGGCAGAGGGTTTACAGTTGTAGCCAGTGAAGTTAAAAAATTGGCTGCGGAGTCGGATAGTGCGGCCACCCAGGTAAGAAAGCTGATTGAAAAGGTCAACGCCGGAGTCGATCGATCCGTAGAGGTTATTCACTTAAATAGCGATAGCATCAATGAGCAAGAAGCCAATTTAAAAAATACGGAAAAATCCTTTGTGAATATTAATCATGCCATGAATATTGTTGTATCAGAAATAGACGAAATATTCAATAAAGTAAGAGAGCTTACAGATTTTGCGGAAAATGTTAACTCGGATATTGGAAGTATTTCTGCTGTATGCCAAGAAACAGCCGCCAGTTCAGAAGAAATAAGTGCTGCAATACAAGAAAACGCTAATTCTATGGGGAACCTTACGGAACGATTCAATGAATTGACTAAAAAAATTGAGGATATTTCTGATGAACTGGAGAATTACCAATATATTAAGATTGCTTACAATGAGTATCTTGAATCAAACTTTCAGCTAGAAGTTCTAAAGGAACTCATTAAACGCAAACTCGGTTTTGCTGCGGAGGGAATCTTAGTAAATAACCAGGAAATATTCAGAATGGTAGCTGAAGGCAAGGCGGATTTTTCAGTTTCGGCCATGCTGCCTTCTTGTCAAGCTCTGGAAATGGAATATCAAGGACAATTAGAAAATTTGGGTTTAAACTTGGAGGGATGCATGCTGGGTTTAGTTGTTCCGTCCTATGTCAAGATTAATAGCATTGCTGAGCTGAGTGGCAAAGGCTCTAAGTTTAAAAACAAAATCTATTCACTGCAGCGGCGCACCAATCTGGGCCGCATGGCTGGAGAGGTATTAGAGTCTTATGAATTAACTGGATTTACTATAGAATACAACGAAGAAAAAGCAATGCTGGAAGCCTTGCATAGAGCTATAAAAAGTAAAGAATGGATTGTGATCACCGGCTGGCAGCCTCATTCTATGTTTGGCATTTATGACTTGAAATATTTGCAGGACCCCAGGAAAGTTTTTGGTGAAGAAGATCATTGCGCTACCTTAGTGAGGCATGGTCTGAAACAAGAGAATAGGGAACTGTATGAGATCGTAAAAGACTTTAAACTGAATATGCCGGTTGTTAATCATGCCTTGCGTGAAATAACAGTGAATGGAATAAGCCTAGAGGAGGCAGCAGTGAGGTATTTGGATGCTAATACCCCTTATTTGTAA